A genomic segment from Neobacillus sp. YX16 encodes:
- a CDS encoding carbohydrate ABC transporter permease: protein MQNSKTQQLDKYYLKTKRFFLGMQGTDGLLFKVLVYGLLVGIGFVYLFPVIYMGIFSFKSLDDLLNPMVNWIPTQFYLDNYTKANHVLNFFSTLMETLYVTVLPAIAQTAVAAVIGYGLARFEFPGKKVLFVLVLATFIIPPQVTMIPRYLFFNELNILGSLKAFMLPAAFGQGLNSAIFILIFYQFFRMVPKALEEAAQIDGAGHFRIFFTIALPMAVPAIIISFLFSFVWYWNETYLAAIYFGDALTTLPLQLQKFVATYEKMFPAEMGLEGNQLNEGIKMAGTILSILPLLIVYFITQRWFVEGVDRSGITGE from the coding sequence GTGCAAAACTCTAAAACGCAGCAGCTTGATAAATATTATTTAAAAACAAAACGGTTTTTTCTTGGAATGCAAGGGACTGACGGCTTGCTATTTAAAGTCCTAGTCTATGGATTGCTGGTAGGAATTGGGTTTGTGTATTTGTTTCCAGTAATTTATATGGGGATATTTAGTTTCAAAAGCCTAGATGATCTTTTAAATCCAATGGTCAATTGGATTCCAACTCAATTTTATTTAGATAATTACACCAAAGCTAATCATGTACTTAATTTCTTTTCAACACTTATGGAAACATTGTATGTGACGGTTCTACCTGCTATAGCACAGACAGCTGTTGCAGCGGTTATTGGCTATGGATTAGCGCGATTTGAATTCCCTGGGAAAAAGGTTCTTTTTGTTCTAGTCCTAGCAACTTTTATTATTCCTCCTCAAGTCACGATGATTCCAAGATATCTATTTTTTAATGAATTGAATATCCTTGGAAGTCTGAAGGCCTTTATGCTTCCCGCTGCTTTTGGACAAGGATTGAATAGTGCTATATTTATCCTGATTTTTTATCAGTTTTTTAGAATGGTACCAAAAGCACTTGAGGAAGCTGCTCAAATCGATGGTGCAGGTCATTTTCGAATATTCTTTACCATTGCTCTTCCAATGGCGGTTCCAGCCATCATTATTTCATTTCTATTTTCGTTTGTATGGTATTGGAATGAAACATATCTTGCAGCGATTTATTTTGGTGATGCTCTAACCACTTTACCCCTGCAGCTGCAAAAGTTTGTTGCAACCTATGAAAAAATGTTCCCAGCAGAGATGGGGCTAGAGGGAAATCAACTGAACGAAGGAATTAAGATGGCGGGGACTATTTTATCAATCCTTCCTCTACTGATTGTTTATTTT